The following proteins are co-located in the Vigna unguiculata cultivar IT97K-499-35 chromosome 9, ASM411807v1, whole genome shotgun sequence genome:
- the LOC114196254 gene encoding coenzyme Q-binding protein COQ10 homolog, mitochondrial isoform X1 has translation MPPFLSTSKALCSLASRRSGASQLIRSSKGRSITAITGHHIQPCVSRIGFSSITGGSSNSNNNNNYNAVHTRQFLGCGDGEEGILSKTYEERRVLGYSPEQLFDVVAAVEFYHGFVPWCQRSDILRHHPDGSFDAELEIGFKFLVESYVSHVQVDRPKRIKTTVSESTLFDHLINIWEFNPGPVPGSCNLHFLVDFKFQSPLYRQIASMFFKEVASKMVGSFTERCRLIYGPEVQVHENAYGKRA, from the exons ATGCCGCCGTTTTTGTCGACCTCGAAGGCCCTTTGCTCCTTAGCATCACGCAGAAGCGGTGCGAGTCAATTGATCAGGTCGAGCAAGGGCAGATCAATCACAGCCATTACCGGCCATCACATTCAGCCTTGCGTCTCTCGCATCGGCTTTTCCTCCATCACAGGAGGATCTAGtaatagtaacaataataacaattataatgcTGTTCACACTAGACAGTTTCTTGGATGTGGAGATGGCGAAGAAGGGATTCTATCCAAAACATACGAGGAGAGACGCGTTTTGGG gTACTCTCCAGAACaattatttgatgttgttgcagCTGTTGAGTTTTATCACGGTTTTGTTCCATGGTGTCAAAGGTCAGACATACTTAGACACCATCCAGACGGATCATTTGATGCCGAGTTGGAGATTGGATTTAAATTCCTTGTCGAAAGCTATGTTTCTCATGTGCAAGTAGACAGACCAAAGCGAATAAAG aCAACCGTGTCAGAAAGTACCTTGTTTGACCATTTGATAAACATATGGGAATTTAACCCTGGCCCTGTTCCTGGAAGTTGCAATCTTCATTTCTTGGTGGATTTTAAATTTCAGTCTCCACTTTACAGACAG ATTGCTTCAATGTTCTTTAAGGAGGTAGCCTCTAAGATGGTTGGTTCTTTTACAGAGCGCTGCCGTTTGATATATGGACCGGAAGTGCAGGTCCATGAAAACGCATATGGAAAAAGGGCATAA
- the LOC114196254 gene encoding coenzyme Q-binding protein COQ10 homolog, mitochondrial isoform X2 yields MPPFLSTSKALCSLASRRSGASQLIRSSKGRSITAITGHHIQPCVSRIGFSSITGGSSNSNNNNNYNAVHTRQFLGCGDGEEGILSKTYEERRVLGYSPEQLFDVVAAVEFYHGFVPWCQRSDILRHHPDGSFDAELEIGFKFLVESYVSHVQVDRPKRIKTTVSESTLFDHLINIWEFNPGPVPGSCNLHFLVDFKFQSPLYRQH; encoded by the exons ATGCCGCCGTTTTTGTCGACCTCGAAGGCCCTTTGCTCCTTAGCATCACGCAGAAGCGGTGCGAGTCAATTGATCAGGTCGAGCAAGGGCAGATCAATCACAGCCATTACCGGCCATCACATTCAGCCTTGCGTCTCTCGCATCGGCTTTTCCTCCATCACAGGAGGATCTAGtaatagtaacaataataacaattataatgcTGTTCACACTAGACAGTTTCTTGGATGTGGAGATGGCGAAGAAGGGATTCTATCCAAAACATACGAGGAGAGACGCGTTTTGGG gTACTCTCCAGAACaattatttgatgttgttgcagCTGTTGAGTTTTATCACGGTTTTGTTCCATGGTGTCAAAGGTCAGACATACTTAGACACCATCCAGACGGATCATTTGATGCCGAGTTGGAGATTGGATTTAAATTCCTTGTCGAAAGCTATGTTTCTCATGTGCAAGTAGACAGACCAAAGCGAATAAAG aCAACCGTGTCAGAAAGTACCTTGTTTGACCATTTGATAAACATATGGGAATTTAACCCTGGCCCTGTTCCTGGAAGTTGCAATCTTCATTTCTTGGTGGATTTTAAATTTCAGTCTCCACTTTACAGACAG CACTGA